In Rhineura floridana isolate rRhiFlo1 chromosome 6, rRhiFlo1.hap2, whole genome shotgun sequence, one genomic interval encodes:
- the SLC12A5 gene encoding solute carrier family 12 member 5 isoform X3: protein MSRRFTVTAGEEPRPGTATAAAAGGGGGGDGGAPPQLPPGSRQGDGNPKESSPFINSTDPEKGKEYDGKNMALFEEEMDTSPMVSSLLSGLANYTNLPQGSREHEEAENNDGAKKKPVKAPRMGTFMGVYLPCLQNIFGVILFLRLTWVVGIAGIMESFCMVFLCCSCTMLTAISMSAIATNGVVPAGGSYYMISRSLGPEFGGAVGLCFYLGTTFAGAMYILGTIEILLAYLFPPMAIFKAEDASEEAAAMLNNMRVYGTCVLTCMATVVFVGVKYVNKFALVFLGCVILSILAIYAGVIKSAFDPPTFPICLLGNRTLSRHGFDTCVKMVQEGNETIGSQLWGLFCSSRFLNASCDEYFTLNNVTEIQGIPGAASGLIQENLWSSYLPKGVIIEKMGMTSVPPSEALLDMDQPYVFSDMTSYFTLLVGIYFPSVTGIMAGSNRSGDLRDAQKSIPTGTILAIATTSAVYISSVILFGACIEGVVLRDKFGEAVSGNLVVGTLAWPSPWVIVFGSFFSTCGAGLQSLTGAPRLLQAISRDGIVPFLRVFGHGKANGEPTWALLLTACICEIGILIASLDEVAPILSMFFLMCYMFVNLACAVQTLLRTPNWRPRFRYYHWTLSFLGMSLCLALMFICSWYYALVAMLIAGLIYKYIEYRGAEKEWGDGIRGLSLSAARYALLRLEEGQPHTKNWRPQLLVLVRVDQDQTVVHPQLLSFINQLKAGKGLTIVGSVLEGTFLDNHLQVQRAEESIRRLMEVEKVKGFCQVVTSSSLRDGMSHLIQSSGLGGLQHNTVLVGWPRNWRSSEDHQTWRSFIELVRETTAGHMALLVAKNVAMFPANTERFSEGHIDVWWIVHDGGMLMLLPFLLRQHKVWRKCKMRIFTVAQMDDNSIQMKKDLTTFLYHLRITAEVEVVEMHESDISAYTYEKTLVMEQRSQILKQMHLTKTEREREIQSITDESRGSIRRKNPTNTRLRLSVPDEQVGDNEEKPEEEVQLIHDKNATTFSSCSPSPGDETEAESEAAPEKVHLTWTKDKVAEKNKAKSPISPESIKDFFSMKPNQSNVRRMHTAVRLNEAIVKKSQEAKLVLLNMPGPPRNRKGDENYMEFLEVLTEHLDRVLLVRGGGREVITIYS from the exons GTGATGGAAACCCCAAAGAAAGCAGCCCTTTCATCAACAGCACAGACCCGGAGAAGGGAAAGGAATATGATGGGAAGAACATGGCGCTCTTTGAG GAAGAGATGGACACCAGCCCCATGGTCTCGTCTCTGCTCAGCGGCCTGGCCAACTACACCAACCTGCCGCAGGGCAGCCGCGAGCATGAGGAGGCAGAGAATAACGATGGGGCCAAGAAGAAGCCTGTCAAG GCCCCCCGGATGGGCACCTTCATGGGCGTCTATCTGCCCTGCCTGCAGAACATCTTTGGCGTCATCCTCTTCCTCCGCTTGACGTGGGTTGTTGGCATTGCTGGCATCATGGAGTCCTTCTGCATGGTCTTCCTCTGCTGCTCCTGT ACCATGCTGACGGCCATCTCCATGAGTGCCATTGCGACCAACGGAGTGGTCCCAG ctGGAGGGTCCTACTACATGATCTCACGCTCACTAGGCCCCGAGTTTGGAGGTGCTGTGGGGCTCTGCTTCTACCTGGGCACCACTTTTGCGGGTGCCATGTACATCCTCGGTACCATTGAGATTCTGCTG GCCTACCTCTTCCCACCAATGGCCATCTTCAAGGCAGAGGATGCCAGCGAAGAAGCTGCTGCCATGCTGAACAACATGCGGGTCTACGGGACGTGTGTGCTCACCTGCATGGCCACCGTGGTCTTTGTGGGCGTAAAATACGTCAACAAGTTTGCCCTGGTCTTCCTGGGCTGCGTCATCCTCTCCATCCTTGCCATCTATGCTGGTGTCATCAAATCTGCCTTTGACCCACCAACCTTTCC GATCTGCCTGCTGGGGAACCGGACTCTGTCCCGCCACGGCTTCGACACGTGTGTCAAGATGGTCCAAGAGGGCAATGAAACAATTGGCTCCCAGCTGTGGGGGCTCTTCTGCTCCTCTCGCTTCCTCAATGCTTCCTGCGATGAGTACTTCACGCTGAATAATGTGACTGAGATCCAGGGTATCCCTGGAGCTGCTTCTGGCCTCATCCAAG AAAACCTCTGGAGCTCCTATTTGCCCAAAGGGGTGATTATAGAGAAGATGGGGATGACCTCCGTGCCCCCCTCTGAAGCACTTCTGGACATGGACCAGCCTTATGTCTTCAGCGACATGACCTCTTACTTCACCCTTCTGGTTGGCATCTACTTCCCATCAGTCACAG GGATCATGGCTGGTTCGAACAGGTCTGGAGATCTGCGGGATGCTCAGAAATCAATCCCCACAGGCACCATCCTCGCCATTGCCACCACCTCTGCTGTCT ACATCAGCTCTGTGATCCTCTTCGGGGCCTGCATTGAGGGTGTCGTGCTCAGAGACAA GTTTGGTGAGGCTGTCAGCGGGAACCTGGTGGTTGGCaccctggcctggccctctcCGTGGGTGATTGTCTTCGGGTCCTTCTTCTCCACCTGTGGCGCTGGGCTGCAGAGTCTGACGGGGGCTCCTCGCCTGCTGCAGGCCATTTCCCGGGATGGCATTGTGCCCTTCCTGCGG GTCTTTGGCCACGGCAAAGCCAACGGAGAACCCACCTGGGCCCTCCTGCTCACAGCCTGCATCTGTGAAATCGGGATCCTCATTGCCTCCCTGGACGAGGTGGCCCCCATCCTCTCCAT gTTCTTCCTGATGTGCTACATGTTTGTCAACCTGGCCTGTGCAGTGCAGACACTGCTGAGGACGCCCAACTGGCGGCCGCGGTTTCGCTATTACCACTG GACACTCTCCTTCCTGGGCATGAGCCTCTGCCTGGCCCTGATGTTCATCTGCTCCTGGTATTATGCGCTGGTGGCCATGCTGATTGCAGGACTCATCTACAAGTATATTGAATATCGTGG GGCAGAGAAGGAGTGGGGTGATGGGATACGTGGCCTCTCCCTCAGCGCAGCCCGTTACGCCCTCTTGCGCCTGGAGGAAGGGCAGCCCCATACGAAGAACTGGAG GCCGCAGCTGCTTGTGCTGGTGCGTGTGGACCAGGACCAGACCGTCGTCCACCCGCAGCTGCTGTCCTTCATCAACCAGCTGAAGGCCGGCAAGGGGCTGACCATCGTGGGCTCCGTGCTGGAGGGGACCTTCCTGGACAATCACCTGCAGGTCCAGCGTGCCGAGGAG TCCATCCGGCGGCTGATGGAGGTGGAGAAGGTGAAGGGCTTCTGCCAGGTGGTCACCTCGTCCAGCCTGCGTGATGGCATGTCCCACCTCATCCAGTCCAGCGGGCTGGGTGGGCTGCAGCACAACACAGTGCTTGTCGGCTGGCCACGCAACTGGCGCAGCAGCGAAGACCACCAGACGTGGAGGAGCTTCATTG AGTTGGTGCGAGAGACTACAGCTGGGCACATGGCCCTGCTAGTGGCCAAGAATGTGGCCATGTTCCCAGCCAACACAGAGCGCttctctgagggccacattgacgTCTGGTGGATCGTGCATGACGGAGGGATGTTGATGCTGCTGCCTTTCCTGCTGCGCCAGCACAAG GTTTGGCGCAAGTGCAAGATGCGGATCTTCACTGTGGCCCAGATGGACGACAACAGCATCCAGATGAAGAAGGACCTGACGACCTTCCTGTATCACCTGCGCATCACAGCTGAAGTGGAAGTGGTGGAGATG CACGAGAGTGACATCTCTGCCTACACCTACGAGAAGACGCTGGTTATGGAGCAGCGGTCCCAGATCCTCAAgcagatgcacctcaccaagACAGAGAGGGAACGCGAG ATCCAGAGCATCACTGATGAGTCACGTGGCTCCATTCGGCGCAAGAATCCAACTAACACACGCTTGCGTCTCAGTGTCCCAGATGAGCAGGTGGGCGACAATGAGGAGAAGCCTGAAGAAGAg GTACAACTCATCCATGACAAAAATGCCACCACCTTCTCGAGCTGCTCTCCATCACCCGGTGATGAAACGGAGGCGGAGTCAGAGGCGGCCCCTGAGAAGGTGCACCTCACCTGGACAAAAGACAAGGTGGCCGAGAAGAACAAGGCCAAGAGTCCCATCAGCCCTGAGAGCATCAAGGATTTCTTTAGCATGAAGCC GAATCAGTCCAACGTTAGAAGGATGCACACGGCTGTCAGGCTCAACGAAGCAATTGTGAAGAAGTCCCAGGAGGCAAAGCTTGTGCTGCTCAACATGCCCGGCCCCCCACGGAACCGCAAGGGGGATGAGAACT
- the SLC12A5 gene encoding solute carrier family 12 member 5 isoform X5, translated as MALFEEEMDTSPMVSSLLSGLANYTNLPQGSREHEEAENNDGAKKKPVKAPRMGTFMGVYLPCLQNIFGVILFLRLTWVVGIAGIMESFCMVFLCCSCTMLTAISMSAIATNGVVPAGGSYYMISRSLGPEFGGAVGLCFYLGTTFAGAMYILGTIEILLAYLFPPMAIFKAEDASEEAAAMLNNMRVYGTCVLTCMATVVFVGVKYVNKFALVFLGCVILSILAIYAGVIKSAFDPPTFPICLLGNRTLSRHGFDTCVKMVQEGNETIGSQLWGLFCSSRFLNASCDEYFTLNNVTEIQGIPGAASGLIQENLWSSYLPKGVIIEKMGMTSVPPSEALLDMDQPYVFSDMTSYFTLLVGIYFPSVTGIMAGSNRSGDLRDAQKSIPTGTILAIATTSAVYISSVILFGACIEGVVLRDKFGEAVSGNLVVGTLAWPSPWVIVFGSFFSTCGAGLQSLTGAPRLLQAISRDGIVPFLRVFGHGKANGEPTWALLLTACICEIGILIASLDEVAPILSMFFLMCYMFVNLACAVQTLLRTPNWRPRFRYYHWTLSFLGMSLCLALMFICSWYYALVAMLIAGLIYKYIEYRGAEKEWGDGIRGLSLSAARYALLRLEEGQPHTKNWRPQLLVLVRVDQDQTVVHPQLLSFINQLKAGKGLTIVGSVLEGTFLDNHLQVQRAEESIRRLMEVEKVKGFCQVVTSSSLRDGMSHLIQSSGLGGLQHNTVLVGWPRNWRSSEDHQTWRSFIELVRETTAGHMALLVAKNVAMFPANTERFSEGHIDVWWIVHDGGMLMLLPFLLRQHKVWRKCKMRIFTVAQMDDNSIQMKKDLTTFLYHLRITAEVEVVEMHESDISAYTYEKTLVMEQRSQILKQMHLTKTEREREIQSITDESRGSIRRKNPTNTRLRLSVPDEQVGDNEEKPEEEVQLIHDKNATTFSSCSPSPGDETEAESEAAPEKVHLTWTKDKVAEKNKAKSPISPESIKDFFSMKPNQSNVRRMHTAVRLNEAIVKKSQEAKLVLLNMPGPPRNRKGDENCILHFQRPLTWGRPISAELEEQGCCGGTGIRTRGCRLILAVSDTSWVWQLRRKAML; from the exons ATGGCGCTCTTTGAG GAAGAGATGGACACCAGCCCCATGGTCTCGTCTCTGCTCAGCGGCCTGGCCAACTACACCAACCTGCCGCAGGGCAGCCGCGAGCATGAGGAGGCAGAGAATAACGATGGGGCCAAGAAGAAGCCTGTCAAG GCCCCCCGGATGGGCACCTTCATGGGCGTCTATCTGCCCTGCCTGCAGAACATCTTTGGCGTCATCCTCTTCCTCCGCTTGACGTGGGTTGTTGGCATTGCTGGCATCATGGAGTCCTTCTGCATGGTCTTCCTCTGCTGCTCCTGT ACCATGCTGACGGCCATCTCCATGAGTGCCATTGCGACCAACGGAGTGGTCCCAG ctGGAGGGTCCTACTACATGATCTCACGCTCACTAGGCCCCGAGTTTGGAGGTGCTGTGGGGCTCTGCTTCTACCTGGGCACCACTTTTGCGGGTGCCATGTACATCCTCGGTACCATTGAGATTCTGCTG GCCTACCTCTTCCCACCAATGGCCATCTTCAAGGCAGAGGATGCCAGCGAAGAAGCTGCTGCCATGCTGAACAACATGCGGGTCTACGGGACGTGTGTGCTCACCTGCATGGCCACCGTGGTCTTTGTGGGCGTAAAATACGTCAACAAGTTTGCCCTGGTCTTCCTGGGCTGCGTCATCCTCTCCATCCTTGCCATCTATGCTGGTGTCATCAAATCTGCCTTTGACCCACCAACCTTTCC GATCTGCCTGCTGGGGAACCGGACTCTGTCCCGCCACGGCTTCGACACGTGTGTCAAGATGGTCCAAGAGGGCAATGAAACAATTGGCTCCCAGCTGTGGGGGCTCTTCTGCTCCTCTCGCTTCCTCAATGCTTCCTGCGATGAGTACTTCACGCTGAATAATGTGACTGAGATCCAGGGTATCCCTGGAGCTGCTTCTGGCCTCATCCAAG AAAACCTCTGGAGCTCCTATTTGCCCAAAGGGGTGATTATAGAGAAGATGGGGATGACCTCCGTGCCCCCCTCTGAAGCACTTCTGGACATGGACCAGCCTTATGTCTTCAGCGACATGACCTCTTACTTCACCCTTCTGGTTGGCATCTACTTCCCATCAGTCACAG GGATCATGGCTGGTTCGAACAGGTCTGGAGATCTGCGGGATGCTCAGAAATCAATCCCCACAGGCACCATCCTCGCCATTGCCACCACCTCTGCTGTCT ACATCAGCTCTGTGATCCTCTTCGGGGCCTGCATTGAGGGTGTCGTGCTCAGAGACAA GTTTGGTGAGGCTGTCAGCGGGAACCTGGTGGTTGGCaccctggcctggccctctcCGTGGGTGATTGTCTTCGGGTCCTTCTTCTCCACCTGTGGCGCTGGGCTGCAGAGTCTGACGGGGGCTCCTCGCCTGCTGCAGGCCATTTCCCGGGATGGCATTGTGCCCTTCCTGCGG GTCTTTGGCCACGGCAAAGCCAACGGAGAACCCACCTGGGCCCTCCTGCTCACAGCCTGCATCTGTGAAATCGGGATCCTCATTGCCTCCCTGGACGAGGTGGCCCCCATCCTCTCCAT gTTCTTCCTGATGTGCTACATGTTTGTCAACCTGGCCTGTGCAGTGCAGACACTGCTGAGGACGCCCAACTGGCGGCCGCGGTTTCGCTATTACCACTG GACACTCTCCTTCCTGGGCATGAGCCTCTGCCTGGCCCTGATGTTCATCTGCTCCTGGTATTATGCGCTGGTGGCCATGCTGATTGCAGGACTCATCTACAAGTATATTGAATATCGTGG GGCAGAGAAGGAGTGGGGTGATGGGATACGTGGCCTCTCCCTCAGCGCAGCCCGTTACGCCCTCTTGCGCCTGGAGGAAGGGCAGCCCCATACGAAGAACTGGAG GCCGCAGCTGCTTGTGCTGGTGCGTGTGGACCAGGACCAGACCGTCGTCCACCCGCAGCTGCTGTCCTTCATCAACCAGCTGAAGGCCGGCAAGGGGCTGACCATCGTGGGCTCCGTGCTGGAGGGGACCTTCCTGGACAATCACCTGCAGGTCCAGCGTGCCGAGGAG TCCATCCGGCGGCTGATGGAGGTGGAGAAGGTGAAGGGCTTCTGCCAGGTGGTCACCTCGTCCAGCCTGCGTGATGGCATGTCCCACCTCATCCAGTCCAGCGGGCTGGGTGGGCTGCAGCACAACACAGTGCTTGTCGGCTGGCCACGCAACTGGCGCAGCAGCGAAGACCACCAGACGTGGAGGAGCTTCATTG AGTTGGTGCGAGAGACTACAGCTGGGCACATGGCCCTGCTAGTGGCCAAGAATGTGGCCATGTTCCCAGCCAACACAGAGCGCttctctgagggccacattgacgTCTGGTGGATCGTGCATGACGGAGGGATGTTGATGCTGCTGCCTTTCCTGCTGCGCCAGCACAAG GTTTGGCGCAAGTGCAAGATGCGGATCTTCACTGTGGCCCAGATGGACGACAACAGCATCCAGATGAAGAAGGACCTGACGACCTTCCTGTATCACCTGCGCATCACAGCTGAAGTGGAAGTGGTGGAGATG CACGAGAGTGACATCTCTGCCTACACCTACGAGAAGACGCTGGTTATGGAGCAGCGGTCCCAGATCCTCAAgcagatgcacctcaccaagACAGAGAGGGAACGCGAG ATCCAGAGCATCACTGATGAGTCACGTGGCTCCATTCGGCGCAAGAATCCAACTAACACACGCTTGCGTCTCAGTGTCCCAGATGAGCAGGTGGGCGACAATGAGGAGAAGCCTGAAGAAGAg GTACAACTCATCCATGACAAAAATGCCACCACCTTCTCGAGCTGCTCTCCATCACCCGGTGATGAAACGGAGGCGGAGTCAGAGGCGGCCCCTGAGAAGGTGCACCTCACCTGGACAAAAGACAAGGTGGCCGAGAAGAACAAGGCCAAGAGTCCCATCAGCCCTGAGAGCATCAAGGATTTCTTTAGCATGAAGCC GAATCAGTCCAACGTTAGAAGGATGCACACGGCTGTCAGGCTCAACGAAGCAATTGTGAAGAAGTCCCAGGAGGCAAAGCTTGTGCTGCTCAACATGCCCGGCCCCCCACGGAACCGCAAGGGGGATGAGAACTGTATCCTTCACTTCCAGAGGCCTCTGACATGGGGCAGGCCCATTTCTGCAGAACTGGAAGAGCAAGGCTGTTGTGGGGGCACAGGCATCAGGACAAGAGGCTGCCGTTTAATTCTGGCAGTTTCTGATACCAGCTGGGTTTGGCAGTTAAGGAGGAAGGCAATGCTTTAG
- the SLC12A5 gene encoding solute carrier family 12 member 5 isoform X6 has product MSRRFTVTAGEEPRPGTATAAAAGGGGGGDGGAPPQLPPGSRQGDGNPKESSPFINSTDPEKGKEYDGKNMALFEEEMDTSPMVSSLLSGLANYTNLPQGSREHEEAENNDGAKKKPVKTMLTAISMSAIATNGVVPAGGSYYMISRSLGPEFGGAVGLCFYLGTTFAGAMYILGTIEILLAYLFPPMAIFKAEDASEEAAAMLNNMRVYGTCVLTCMATVVFVGVKYVNKFALVFLGCVILSILAIYAGVIKSAFDPPTFPICLLGNRTLSRHGFDTCVKMVQEGNETIGSQLWGLFCSSRFLNASCDEYFTLNNVTEIQGIPGAASGLIQENLWSSYLPKGVIIEKMGMTSVPPSEALLDMDQPYVFSDMTSYFTLLVGIYFPSVTGIMAGSNRSGDLRDAQKSIPTGTILAIATTSAVYISSVILFGACIEGVVLRDKFGEAVSGNLVVGTLAWPSPWVIVFGSFFSTCGAGLQSLTGAPRLLQAISRDGIVPFLRVFGHGKANGEPTWALLLTACICEIGILIASLDEVAPILSMFFLMCYMFVNLACAVQTLLRTPNWRPRFRYYHWTLSFLGMSLCLALMFICSWYYALVAMLIAGLIYKYIEYRGAEKEWGDGIRGLSLSAARYALLRLEEGQPHTKNWRPQLLVLVRVDQDQTVVHPQLLSFINQLKAGKGLTIVGSVLEGTFLDNHLQVQRAEESIRRLMEVEKVKGFCQVVTSSSLRDGMSHLIQSSGLGGLQHNTVLVGWPRNWRSSEDHQTWRSFIELVRETTAGHMALLVAKNVAMFPANTERFSEGHIDVWWIVHDGGMLMLLPFLLRQHKVWRKCKMRIFTVAQMDDNSIQMKKDLTTFLYHLRITAEVEVVEMHESDISAYTYEKTLVMEQRSQILKQMHLTKTEREREIQSITDESRGSIRRKNPTNTRLRLSVPDEQVGDNEEKPEEEVQLIHDKNATTFSSCSPSPGDETEAESEAAPEKVHLTWTKDKVAEKNKAKSPISPESIKDFFSMKPNQSNVRRMHTAVRLNEAIVKKSQEAKLVLLNMPGPPRNRKGDENYMEFLEVLTEHLDRVLLVRGGGREVITIYS; this is encoded by the exons GTGATGGAAACCCCAAAGAAAGCAGCCCTTTCATCAACAGCACAGACCCGGAGAAGGGAAAGGAATATGATGGGAAGAACATGGCGCTCTTTGAG GAAGAGATGGACACCAGCCCCATGGTCTCGTCTCTGCTCAGCGGCCTGGCCAACTACACCAACCTGCCGCAGGGCAGCCGCGAGCATGAGGAGGCAGAGAATAACGATGGGGCCAAGAAGAAGCCTGTCAAG ACCATGCTGACGGCCATCTCCATGAGTGCCATTGCGACCAACGGAGTGGTCCCAG ctGGAGGGTCCTACTACATGATCTCACGCTCACTAGGCCCCGAGTTTGGAGGTGCTGTGGGGCTCTGCTTCTACCTGGGCACCACTTTTGCGGGTGCCATGTACATCCTCGGTACCATTGAGATTCTGCTG GCCTACCTCTTCCCACCAATGGCCATCTTCAAGGCAGAGGATGCCAGCGAAGAAGCTGCTGCCATGCTGAACAACATGCGGGTCTACGGGACGTGTGTGCTCACCTGCATGGCCACCGTGGTCTTTGTGGGCGTAAAATACGTCAACAAGTTTGCCCTGGTCTTCCTGGGCTGCGTCATCCTCTCCATCCTTGCCATCTATGCTGGTGTCATCAAATCTGCCTTTGACCCACCAACCTTTCC GATCTGCCTGCTGGGGAACCGGACTCTGTCCCGCCACGGCTTCGACACGTGTGTCAAGATGGTCCAAGAGGGCAATGAAACAATTGGCTCCCAGCTGTGGGGGCTCTTCTGCTCCTCTCGCTTCCTCAATGCTTCCTGCGATGAGTACTTCACGCTGAATAATGTGACTGAGATCCAGGGTATCCCTGGAGCTGCTTCTGGCCTCATCCAAG AAAACCTCTGGAGCTCCTATTTGCCCAAAGGGGTGATTATAGAGAAGATGGGGATGACCTCCGTGCCCCCCTCTGAAGCACTTCTGGACATGGACCAGCCTTATGTCTTCAGCGACATGACCTCTTACTTCACCCTTCTGGTTGGCATCTACTTCCCATCAGTCACAG GGATCATGGCTGGTTCGAACAGGTCTGGAGATCTGCGGGATGCTCAGAAATCAATCCCCACAGGCACCATCCTCGCCATTGCCACCACCTCTGCTGTCT ACATCAGCTCTGTGATCCTCTTCGGGGCCTGCATTGAGGGTGTCGTGCTCAGAGACAA GTTTGGTGAGGCTGTCAGCGGGAACCTGGTGGTTGGCaccctggcctggccctctcCGTGGGTGATTGTCTTCGGGTCCTTCTTCTCCACCTGTGGCGCTGGGCTGCAGAGTCTGACGGGGGCTCCTCGCCTGCTGCAGGCCATTTCCCGGGATGGCATTGTGCCCTTCCTGCGG GTCTTTGGCCACGGCAAAGCCAACGGAGAACCCACCTGGGCCCTCCTGCTCACAGCCTGCATCTGTGAAATCGGGATCCTCATTGCCTCCCTGGACGAGGTGGCCCCCATCCTCTCCAT gTTCTTCCTGATGTGCTACATGTTTGTCAACCTGGCCTGTGCAGTGCAGACACTGCTGAGGACGCCCAACTGGCGGCCGCGGTTTCGCTATTACCACTG GACACTCTCCTTCCTGGGCATGAGCCTCTGCCTGGCCCTGATGTTCATCTGCTCCTGGTATTATGCGCTGGTGGCCATGCTGATTGCAGGACTCATCTACAAGTATATTGAATATCGTGG GGCAGAGAAGGAGTGGGGTGATGGGATACGTGGCCTCTCCCTCAGCGCAGCCCGTTACGCCCTCTTGCGCCTGGAGGAAGGGCAGCCCCATACGAAGAACTGGAG GCCGCAGCTGCTTGTGCTGGTGCGTGTGGACCAGGACCAGACCGTCGTCCACCCGCAGCTGCTGTCCTTCATCAACCAGCTGAAGGCCGGCAAGGGGCTGACCATCGTGGGCTCCGTGCTGGAGGGGACCTTCCTGGACAATCACCTGCAGGTCCAGCGTGCCGAGGAG TCCATCCGGCGGCTGATGGAGGTGGAGAAGGTGAAGGGCTTCTGCCAGGTGGTCACCTCGTCCAGCCTGCGTGATGGCATGTCCCACCTCATCCAGTCCAGCGGGCTGGGTGGGCTGCAGCACAACACAGTGCTTGTCGGCTGGCCACGCAACTGGCGCAGCAGCGAAGACCACCAGACGTGGAGGAGCTTCATTG AGTTGGTGCGAGAGACTACAGCTGGGCACATGGCCCTGCTAGTGGCCAAGAATGTGGCCATGTTCCCAGCCAACACAGAGCGCttctctgagggccacattgacgTCTGGTGGATCGTGCATGACGGAGGGATGTTGATGCTGCTGCCTTTCCTGCTGCGCCAGCACAAG GTTTGGCGCAAGTGCAAGATGCGGATCTTCACTGTGGCCCAGATGGACGACAACAGCATCCAGATGAAGAAGGACCTGACGACCTTCCTGTATCACCTGCGCATCACAGCTGAAGTGGAAGTGGTGGAGATG CACGAGAGTGACATCTCTGCCTACACCTACGAGAAGACGCTGGTTATGGAGCAGCGGTCCCAGATCCTCAAgcagatgcacctcaccaagACAGAGAGGGAACGCGAG ATCCAGAGCATCACTGATGAGTCACGTGGCTCCATTCGGCGCAAGAATCCAACTAACACACGCTTGCGTCTCAGTGTCCCAGATGAGCAGGTGGGCGACAATGAGGAGAAGCCTGAAGAAGAg GTACAACTCATCCATGACAAAAATGCCACCACCTTCTCGAGCTGCTCTCCATCACCCGGTGATGAAACGGAGGCGGAGTCAGAGGCGGCCCCTGAGAAGGTGCACCTCACCTGGACAAAAGACAAGGTGGCCGAGAAGAACAAGGCCAAGAGTCCCATCAGCCCTGAGAGCATCAAGGATTTCTTTAGCATGAAGCC GAATCAGTCCAACGTTAGAAGGATGCACACGGCTGTCAGGCTCAACGAAGCAATTGTGAAGAAGTCCCAGGAGGCAAAGCTTGTGCTGCTCAACATGCCCGGCCCCCCACGGAACCGCAAGGGGGATGAGAACT